One Haladaptatus sp. R4 DNA window includes the following coding sequences:
- a CDS encoding metal-dependent transcriptional regulator, with amino-acid sequence MNTADQYLKAIYLVQRIEDGPAATGALADRLGVSPASVNEMVGKLQERELVEHEKYRGVTLTEEGEARASDALQTYCILERFLANVLEVDDFQMEAKQLESVIDETVANRLDTIIDREPQCPDCFYADEDMCEHLVEDGFAD; translated from the coding sequence ATGAACACAGCAGATCAGTACCTCAAAGCGATCTATCTCGTCCAGCGTATCGAAGACGGCCCGGCGGCGACCGGCGCACTCGCGGACCGACTCGGCGTGAGTCCCGCGAGCGTCAACGAAATGGTCGGCAAACTCCAGGAACGGGAGTTGGTCGAACACGAAAAGTATCGCGGGGTTACGCTTACCGAAGAGGGCGAAGCCCGTGCCAGCGACGCGCTTCAGACCTACTGCATTCTGGAACGCTTCCTCGCCAACGTCCTCGAAGTCGATGACTTCCAGATGGAGGCGAAACAACTGGAAAGCGTCATCGACGAAACCGTCGCGAACCGATTGGACACCATCATCGACCGCGAACCCCAGTGTCCGGACTGCTTCTACGCCGACGAGGACATGTGTGAACATCTGGTCGAAGACGGATTCGCGGACTGA
- a CDS encoding class I SAM-dependent methyltransferase gives MFDSMNPRRFYNEEADWEWGRRRGSFLSEVAFEGTFEYLDEFFPEDGSVLDAGGGPGRYSIRLAERGNCPVLLDVSRTQLRTGREKIAEHDVADRVRTVQGDLRGLPFDDDTFDGVCCLGGALSHVLDADGRAAALDELRRVATPGSPIVVSVFGRLANLEIILREGNLETTYPLLLPEARSGDYTRELAMQTYDEPDWTECHYYRLAELEAEFERANLRVERTAGFNGLCTMLDVDFETHEKEARGTVRELLRELREDRTVVDVSREMLAVARVPANSR, from the coding sequence ATGTTCGACTCGATGAACCCCCGTCGGTTCTACAACGAAGAAGCCGACTGGGAGTGGGGCCGACGCCGGGGTTCGTTCCTCTCGGAGGTAGCGTTCGAAGGAACGTTCGAGTATCTCGATGAGTTCTTTCCGGAGGACGGATCGGTTCTCGATGCGGGTGGCGGCCCCGGTCGGTATTCGATCCGACTCGCCGAGCGTGGAAACTGCCCCGTTCTCCTCGACGTGAGTCGAACACAGCTTCGTACCGGGCGTGAGAAAATCGCCGAGCACGACGTTGCTGATCGGGTTCGTACCGTTCAAGGTGACCTCCGTGGACTTCCGTTCGACGATGACACCTTCGACGGCGTGTGTTGTCTCGGTGGTGCGCTCTCACATGTTCTCGATGCCGACGGGAGGGCAGCGGCGCTCGACGAACTCCGTCGGGTCGCGACTCCCGGTTCACCTATCGTCGTCTCCGTCTTCGGGCGGTTGGCGAACCTCGAAATCATCCTTCGCGAAGGGAATTTGGAGACGACGTATCCGTTACTGCTTCCCGAGGCACGCTCGGGTGACTACACCCGTGAACTCGCCATGCAGACGTACGACGAACCGGATTGGACCGAGTGCCACTACTACCGCCTCGCTGAACTGGAAGCGGAGTTCGAGCGAGCCAACTTGCGCGTAGAGCGGACCGCAGGGTTCAACGGTCTCTGCACGATGCTCGACGTCGATTTCGAAACTCACGAAAAAGAGGCTCGGGGGACGGTGCGAGAACTCCTCCGGGAACTTCGTGAGGACCGAACGGTCGTAGACGTTTCCCGAGAAATGCTCGCCGTGGCACGTGTTCCGGCCAATTCTCGATAA
- a CDS encoding HD domain-containing protein — protein MGVEIKGSPVSDPEFEEMKTFVYEYLDASVQNEEGGGRMRWYPWHSADYRFNHILNVVNLAETIAEREGADVDVARVASLFHDIAKLDADQEVHAEEGARVAREYLESHGEFPESFVDQVCKAVEDHSYQGDLSRLSKEAQSLIEADMLDKVGANGTALMLLRMGYEARTHMAAAEMVDRVLERGKDASSRVQSETAQDIAHRRLKRVKWFREWLEDEVPEMDAEPSGSPRGTGR, from the coding sequence GTGGGTGTCGAAATTAAGGGTTCACCCGTCTCCGATCCCGAATTCGAGGAGATGAAGACGTTCGTGTACGAGTATCTCGATGCGAGCGTACAAAACGAGGAGGGAGGGGGACGCATGCGGTGGTACCCGTGGCACTCCGCGGATTACCGATTCAACCACATTCTCAACGTCGTGAACCTCGCGGAAACGATTGCGGAACGCGAAGGGGCAGACGTGGACGTCGCCCGCGTCGCCTCGCTGTTTCACGACATCGCCAAACTCGACGCGGATCAGGAAGTCCACGCCGAGGAAGGTGCGCGGGTCGCCCGCGAGTATCTCGAATCGCACGGCGAGTTCCCCGAATCGTTCGTCGATCAGGTGTGCAAAGCCGTCGAAGACCACTCCTATCAGGGCGACCTCTCGCGCCTCTCGAAGGAGGCCCAGTCCCTCATCGAAGCCGACATGCTCGACAAGGTCGGCGCGAACGGGACCGCACTGATGTTGTTGCGCATGGGATACGAGGCGCGGACGCACATGGCCGCCGCCGAGATGGTCGACCGAGTCCTCGAACGCGGCAAGGACGCGTCTTCCCGCGTGCAGAGCGAGACGGCACAGGACATCGCTCACCGCAGACTCAAGCGCGTGAAGTGGTTCCGCGAATGGCTCGAAGACGAAGTCCCAGAGATGGACGCCGAACCGTCGGGGTCGCCCCGCGGCACCGGACGCTGA
- a CDS encoding LysE family translocator, with product MLAALVSAFAGVVLGLSLAAPPGPMNAVIAEESVLRGWRSGFFAGLGAMTADACFFVLALAGVVTVVREAPLVRGLMVGVGGVLMLYFAYGAAKDATSTFTTDSVDEDARGFRKAFALAITNPFQIIWWLTAGVGLLDPGQFDVLSGLPGQLTVSTGGPIIIVGFFLGIACWITGFPAALSAAEKRIDSLAPAVAYISAGILALAGVSFLYDAVTTLA from the coding sequence ATGCTTGCCGCACTCGTCTCGGCGTTCGCGGGGGTCGTTCTCGGACTCTCGCTCGCCGCACCACCGGGTCCGATGAACGCGGTCATCGCCGAGGAGAGCGTTCTCCGCGGGTGGCGGTCGGGCTTTTTCGCCGGACTCGGTGCGATGACCGCCGACGCGTGCTTTTTCGTCCTCGCACTCGCGGGCGTCGTCACGGTCGTTCGGGAAGCCCCGCTCGTCCGCGGACTCATGGTCGGTGTCGGCGGGGTATTGATGCTGTATTTCGCCTACGGCGCGGCGAAGGACGCCACCTCCACGTTCACCACGGACTCAGTGGACGAGGACGCGAGGGGGTTCCGGAAGGCGTTCGCGCTCGCCATCACGAACCCGTTTCAGATCATCTGGTGGCTCACGGCCGGCGTCGGTCTGCTCGACCCCGGTCAGTTCGACGTGCTCTCGGGACTCCCCGGACAACTCACGGTTTCGACCGGCGGGCCGATAATCATCGTCGGTTTCTTTTTGGGCATCGCGTGCTGGATCACCGGTTTTCCGGCGGCGCTGTCCGCGGCAGAAAAGCGGATCGACTCGCTCGCACCGGCCGTCGCCTACATCAGTGCGGGAATTCTCGCGCTGGCGGGGGTTTCGTTCCTCTACGACGCCGTGACGACGCTCGCATAA
- a CDS encoding TMEM165/GDT1 family protein, translated as MVGEPTPLAAGLQGIIHRYDGYGPLLAAFLANLLATFGDKGQLVVVTLASRYDAKKVFLGAMAAFSLWSTVEIAFGHIVESTLPGNAITVLTGGLFVIFGLWTLTNAVPKFAEDSSSDPPLVTGGGMDVGTTGRLIPDGLLNRMGAYGGVLSTFVFIMFAEFGDKTQLLTINLSTTFPHSPLSIFVGVIAALGLRTGLDAFIGERFERVLPTKWLELVASLVFLAFGALVFAEWLGFP; from the coding sequence ATGGTCGGAGAACCGACGCCGTTAGCGGCGGGTCTCCAAGGGATCATCCACCGCTACGACGGCTACGGCCCGCTCCTCGCCGCCTTTCTCGCCAACCTGCTCGCCACCTTCGGGGACAAAGGACAACTCGTCGTCGTCACCCTCGCGTCACGCTACGACGCGAAGAAGGTATTTCTCGGCGCGATGGCGGCGTTTTCGTTGTGGAGCACCGTCGAAATCGCGTTCGGTCACATCGTCGAATCCACCCTCCCCGGGAACGCGATCACGGTACTGACCGGCGGTTTGTTCGTCATCTTCGGGCTCTGGACGTTGACGAACGCGGTGCCGAAGTTCGCCGAGGACTCCTCGTCAGACCCGCCGCTCGTAACCGGCGGCGGAATGGACGTGGGTACGACCGGGAGGCTGATTCCGGACGGGTTACTGAATCGGATGGGTGCCTACGGCGGCGTGCTTTCGACGTTCGTCTTCATCATGTTCGCCGAGTTCGGCGACAAGACCCAACTGCTGACGATCAACCTCTCGACGACGTTCCCGCACTCGCCGCTTTCGATATTCGTCGGCGTCATCGCGGCGCTCGGTCTCAGGACGGGACTCGACGCCTTCATCGGCGAGCGCTTCGAGCGCGTCCTCCCGACGAAGTGGCTCGAACTCGTCGCGTCGCTCGTCTTCCTCGCCTTCGGCGCGCTCGTCTTCGCCGAATGGCTCGGGTTCCCGTGA
- a CDS encoding metallophosphoesterase, whose product MLEEGMALEINGKSSPTDAVIESSEATTDSGPLFARFSHPRSQTRTRIALVSDMHVSTEKQGTWKVFHRTRDRLRTVIEDVNSREVDSVVFAGDLTEDGSVADFETVRSILAGLDVPFVAVPGNHDVPKSFDAHETPALSSFESNFTPDELPFHRQVGGVDVIGLNSASTPTGTLSDCHDGCISADQLAWLDETLPKTDAPIVVSHHNLPGLAKETDAHSWRSSFPMQNASDLAELLSRHDVPLHVSGHLHVPATAETMGVRELLAPSLCSFPQAYLLFDIDRHGTTVRFVPTAGPEGTSEAYMHAKKDSARSDALAEITAARLDSLPLVDERLLASH is encoded by the coding sequence ATGCTCGAAGAGGGGATGGCGCTGGAAATCAACGGGAAATCCAGCCCGACTGACGCGGTCATCGAATCATCCGAGGCGACTACCGACTCCGGTCCGCTGTTCGCTCGATTCTCGCATCCTCGAAGTCAGACGCGAACGAGGATTGCGCTCGTCTCCGACATGCACGTCTCTACCGAAAAGCAGGGTACGTGGAAGGTCTTCCACCGAACACGCGACCGCCTCCGAACCGTTATCGAGGACGTAAACAGCCGTGAGGTGGATTCGGTCGTGTTCGCGGGCGACCTCACGGAGGACGGGTCCGTCGCGGATTTCGAAACCGTCCGATCGATCCTCGCTGGCCTCGACGTTCCGTTCGTGGCCGTCCCCGGCAATCACGATGTTCCGAAGTCGTTCGACGCCCACGAGACACCGGCGCTCTCCTCGTTCGAATCGAACTTCACACCCGACGAACTCCCGTTCCATCGGCAGGTTGGCGGCGTGGACGTCATCGGATTGAACAGCGCATCGACGCCGACCGGGACGTTGTCGGACTGCCACGACGGCTGTATCTCCGCCGACCAACTCGCGTGGCTGGACGAAACGCTCCCGAAGACGGACGCCCCAATCGTCGTCTCCCATCACAACCTCCCGGGTCTCGCAAAGGAGACCGACGCTCATTCGTGGCGGTCGTCGTTCCCGATGCAAAACGCGAGCGACCTGGCAGAACTCCTCTCCCGACACGACGTTCCGCTCCACGTCTCCGGTCACTTGCACGTCCCGGCGACCGCAGAGACGATGGGCGTACGCGAACTCCTCGCCCCGTCGCTGTGTTCGTTCCCACAGGCGTACCTTCTGTTCGACATCGACCGACACGGGACGACCGTTCGGTTCGTTCCCACGGCAGGTCCGGAGGGCACGAGTGAAGCCTACATGCACGCGAAGAAGGATTCCGCCCGAAGCGATGCCCTCGCCGAGATCACGGCGGCGCGACTCGACTCGTTGCCGCTCGTGGACGAACGGCTATTGGCGTCCCACTAA
- the sufB gene encoding Fe-S cluster assembly protein SufB translates to MSSDQDHLKETDTEERFEFKKEQRAAVKSDKGLTEEVVRLISEDKDEPEWMLQRRLRALEHYQNMPMPTDWPGQPDLSGLDVEEIVPYIRPDVDKRGGADDWDDLPDDIKDTFDKLGIPEAERNALSGVGAQYESEVVYQNMQEQWEEKGVIFCNMDQAVQEHEDLVREYFMTKCVPPSDNKFAALHGAVWSGGSFVYVPEDVTVQMPVQAYFRMNSEGMGQFEHTLIIAEEGSEVHYIEGCSAPKYSAFNLHSGGVEVFVGEDAHVQYSTVQNWSKNTYNLNTKRAIVEAGGRMEWVSGSMGSKSTMLYPCSILKGRGASANQISIAFAGEGQNIDTGAKVYHNAPNTNSTIESKSISKDGGRTNYRGLVHISEGAVDSSTSVECDALMFDNESTSDTMPYMEINENRVNVAHEATVGKIGDEDVFYLQSRGLDDDDAKQMIVSGFIEPITEELPIEYAVELNRLIELEMEGSLG, encoded by the coding sequence ATGAGTTCAGATCAGGACCACTTGAAAGAGACAGATACGGAAGAACGGTTCGAGTTCAAGAAGGAACAGCGAGCCGCGGTCAAGTCCGACAAGGGGCTTACCGAGGAGGTCGTCCGCCTCATCAGCGAGGACAAGGACGAACCCGAATGGATGCTCCAGCGGCGTCTCCGCGCACTGGAACATTACCAGAACATGCCCATGCCGACGGACTGGCCCGGCCAGCCCGACCTCTCGGGACTCGATGTCGAGGAGATCGTCCCCTACATCCGCCCCGACGTCGACAAACGCGGCGGCGCAGACGACTGGGACGATCTCCCGGACGACATCAAGGACACCTTCGACAAACTCGGTATCCCGGAGGCGGAGCGCAACGCGCTCTCCGGCGTCGGTGCCCAGTACGAGTCCGAGGTCGTCTACCAGAACATGCAGGAACAGTGGGAGGAGAAGGGCGTCATCTTCTGCAACATGGACCAGGCGGTCCAGGAGCACGAAGACCTCGTCCGAGAGTACTTCATGACGAAGTGCGTGCCGCCGAGCGACAACAAGTTCGCGGCGCTCCACGGCGCGGTCTGGTCCGGAGGGTCGTTCGTCTACGTCCCCGAGGACGTGACCGTCCAGATGCCGGTGCAGGCGTACTTCCGCATGAACTCCGAAGGAATGGGCCAGTTCGAACACACGCTCATCATCGCGGAAGAGGGCAGCGAAGTCCACTACATCGAGGGCTGTTCGGCACCGAAATACTCCGCGTTCAACCTCCACTCCGGCGGCGTCGAGGTCTTCGTCGGCGAGGACGCTCACGTCCAGTACTCGACCGTGCAGAACTGGTCGAAGAACACGTACAACCTCAACACCAAGCGCGCCATCGTCGAAGCCGGTGGCCGCATGGAGTGGGTCTCCGGAAGCATGGGGTCGAAATCCACCATGCTCTACCCGTGTTCGATCCTCAAGGGTCGCGGCGCGTCCGCGAACCAGATTTCCATCGCCTTCGCGGGCGAGGGACAGAACATCGACACCGGCGCGAAGGTGTACCACAACGCGCCGAACACCAACTCGACCATCGAGTCGAAGTCCATCAGCAAGGACGGCGGCCGCACGAACTACCGCGGCCTCGTTCACATCAGCGAAGGTGCGGTGGACTCGTCAACGTCCGTCGAGTGTGACGCGCTGATGTTCGACAACGAGTCCACGTCGGACACCATGCCGTACATGGAGATCAACGAAAACCGCGTCAACGTCGCCCACGAGGCGACCGTCGGGAAAATCGGTGACGAGGACGTTTTCTACCTCCAGAGCCGCGGTCTCGACGACGACGACGCAAAACAGATGATCGTGAGCGGGTTCATCGAACCCATCACGGAAGAACTCCCCATCGAGTACGCGGTCGAACTCAACCGCCTCATCGAACTCGAAATGGAGGGCAGCCTCGGATGA
- a CDS encoding alanyl-tRNA editing protein gives MTDALYLEATEEREFEATVERVVDDRVVLDRTLFYPEGGGQPFDTGVLVADGETWNVTDVQKKDTVYHTVDGTPPEAGTTVTGRIDWDRRYAHMQYHTAQHLLSAVLLDEYDASTTGNQLYTDRARIDCAYERFTDEEFAHIESVMNDRIEDGLEVLWYELDREEAESSLDPERTRIHLLPESIREIRIVEIEAFDKTACAGTHVRRTDELGEFRITGRETKGSDEERLKFVLD, from the coding sequence ATGACCGATGCGTTGTACCTCGAAGCGACCGAGGAACGGGAATTCGAAGCCACAGTCGAGCGCGTCGTCGACGACCGCGTCGTGCTCGACCGAACGCTGTTCTACCCGGAAGGCGGTGGCCAACCCTTCGATACGGGGGTTCTCGTAGCCGACGGCGAGACGTGGAACGTCACCGACGTACAGAAGAAGGACACCGTCTACCACACCGTCGATGGAACCCCGCCCGAAGCGGGGACGACCGTCACCGGACGAATCGACTGGGACCGACGCTACGCCCACATGCAGTATCACACCGCCCAGCACCTCCTCTCGGCGGTGTTGTTGGACGAGTACGACGCGAGCACGACCGGAAACCAGTTGTACACCGACCGCGCCCGAATCGACTGTGCCTACGAACGGTTCACCGACGAGGAGTTCGCCCACATCGAGTCGGTCATGAACGACCGCATCGAGGACGGACTGGAAGTCTTGTGGTACGAACTGGACCGCGAGGAAGCCGAGTCCTCCCTCGACCCGGAGCGAACGCGGATCCACCTGCTTCCCGAAAGCATCCGCGAAATCCGTATCGTGGAGATCGAAGCGTTCGACAAAACCGCCTGTGCGGGGACACACGTCCGACGGACCGACGAACTCGGGGAGTTCCGGATTACCGGCCGGGAGACCAAAGGAAGCGACGAAGAGCGATTGAAGTTCGTGCTGGATTAG
- a CDS encoding rubrerythrin, protein MSVSQRVSSDRQLARLLQIGVVLEEVVEARAARHFETLPSEEQDELHKDIREMLAEAREESAEHRGRLESLIDELDAETIPFEEIELLVGEQYAQTAPDDFDGVLYDQLHGEETAYKFYDDLIVAIEESETTFGVERERLLETLSGIRAEEAAGAEEVAELMEDAE, encoded by the coding sequence ATGAGTGTGAGTCAGCGCGTCTCGTCGGACCGCCAACTCGCGCGCTTGCTCCAAATCGGCGTCGTTCTAGAAGAAGTCGTCGAGGCACGGGCTGCGCGTCATTTCGAGACCCTCCCTTCGGAGGAACAGGACGAGCTTCACAAGGACATACGCGAGATGCTCGCGGAGGCACGCGAGGAATCGGCGGAACACAGGGGTCGACTCGAATCGTTGATCGACGAACTCGATGCCGAGACGATTCCGTTCGAGGAGATCGAACTGTTGGTGGGCGAGCAGTACGCACAGACCGCCCCAGACGATTTCGACGGCGTGCTCTACGACCAACTGCACGGCGAGGAGACGGCGTACAAGTTCTACGACGACCTCATCGTCGCCATCGAGGAGAGCGAGACGACGTTCGGCGTCGAGCGGGAGCGACTGCTCGAAACGCTCTCGGGGATTCGAGCGGAGGAAGCGGCGGGTGCCGAAGAAGTCGCGGAATTGATGGAGGACGCAGAATGA
- a CDS encoding HAD family hydrolase has product MTTAVYFDLDNTLLEYTASFGEITAGSLPVEPTEEMLVRYSDAVLGAITELQSNPYERAFAAVCEEHGLDSDPSTLATRHIENEAEATRIQPAVRRLVETVSARHPTGILTNGDGRAQRRKIEAHGLETLVDTVIVSNEFGARKPDPEIFEEAKRRLDADEYIYIGDTFEEDIVPAREQGFGTVYVGDESRPAAPVSAADMTELADVLLPLIETKGK; this is encoded by the coding sequence ATGACGACTGCCGTTTACTTCGACCTCGACAACACCCTCCTCGAATACACCGCTTCGTTCGGGGAGATAACTGCGGGGTCGTTGCCCGTCGAACCGACCGAGGAGATGCTGGTACGGTACTCGGATGCGGTGTTGGGGGCCATTACGGAACTGCAATCGAACCCGTACGAACGCGCCTTCGCCGCGGTCTGTGAGGAACACGGTCTCGATTCGGACCCGAGTACGTTGGCGACACGGCACATCGAAAACGAGGCCGAAGCCACGCGCATCCAACCGGCCGTACGGCGGTTGGTCGAAACCGTTTCCGCTCGACACCCGACCGGAATCCTCACGAACGGGGACGGGCGGGCACAACGGCGAAAGATCGAAGCGCACGGACTCGAAACGCTCGTCGACACCGTCATCGTCTCGAACGAGTTCGGTGCCCGGAAACCCGACCCGGAAATCTTCGAGGAAGCGAAACGGCGACTCGACGCGGACGAGTACATCTATATCGGCGACACCTTCGAAGAGGACATCGTCCCCGCCCGCGAGCAGGGATTCGGAACGGTGTACGTCGGCGACGAATCACGACCGGCGGCCCCGGTCTCGGCCGCCGATATGACGGAACTCGCGGACGTACTCCTCCCGTTGATCGAAACGAAGGGGAAATAA
- the sufD gene encoding Fe-S cluster assembly protein SufD: MSTQVHSTLSEETVREISSDLGEPEWLLETRLDALEALDDIDMPDVIRTPGRDWTNLDALDYDEFVDPLSAAEEKERVEPEGVSVLSLSDALDEHEDIVEEYFGSVIDPKDNYLTALSTALFTSGTLVYVPESVDAEDVTIRTTMQSQSLFNYTLVVTEKSSSVTILERQESEELEGERYYSGLVEISAGENSHVQYGSLQDVDEETYTYTLKRGTAADHATVNWVEGNVGSRLTKSSVETLLDGEGSETKTVGAFFGHDDQHFDVAARVWHKNEHTTADLVTRGVLDDEARSVYEGVQDVGKDAWDTSSYQRENTLMLSDQSEADASPKLIINNHDTEASHSATVGQVDEEDLFYMGSRGVPDELAKNMLVEGFFVPVLDEVEVEELREDLDAKIVERLDY, encoded by the coding sequence ATGAGCACGCAGGTTCACAGCACCCTCTCGGAGGAGACCGTCCGCGAGATTTCGAGCGACCTCGGCGAGCCCGAGTGGCTGCTCGAAACTCGTCTCGACGCTCTCGAAGCGCTGGACGACATCGACATGCCCGACGTCATCCGAACGCCGGGACGCGACTGGACGAACCTCGATGCGCTCGACTACGACGAGTTCGTCGACCCGCTGTCGGCCGCAGAGGAAAAAGAACGCGTCGAACCCGAAGGCGTCTCCGTCCTCTCGCTGTCCGACGCGCTGGACGAGCACGAAGACATCGTCGAGGAGTACTTCGGCTCCGTCATCGACCCGAAAGACAACTACCTGACGGCGCTTTCGACGGCGCTGTTCACGTCCGGTACGCTCGTCTACGTCCCCGAAAGCGTCGACGCGGAGGACGTGACGATTCGGACGACGATGCAGAGTCAGTCGCTGTTCAACTACACGCTCGTCGTCACCGAGAAATCGAGCTCGGTGACCATCCTGGAACGCCAGGAGAGCGAGGAGTTGGAGGGCGAACGCTACTACAGCGGCTTGGTCGAAATCTCGGCTGGCGAGAACAGCCACGTCCAGTACGGTTCCCTACAGGACGTCGACGAGGAGACGTACACCTACACGCTGAAGCGCGGCACCGCCGCCGACCACGCCACCGTCAATTGGGTCGAAGGAAACGTCGGTTCGCGACTCACCAAGTCCTCCGTCGAGACGCTGCTCGACGGCGAGGGTTCGGAGACGAAGACCGTCGGCGCGTTCTTCGGCCACGACGACCAGCACTTCGACGTCGCTGCTCGCGTCTGGCACAAGAACGAACACACGACGGCCGACCTCGTCACTCGCGGCGTGCTCGACGACGAAGCACGCTCCGTCTACGAGGGCGTGCAGGACGTCGGCAAGGACGCGTGGGACACGAGTTCCTACCAGCGTGAGAACACGCTGATGCTCTCGGACCAGAGCGAAGCCGACGCCTCGCCGAAACTCATCATCAACAACCACGACACCGAAGCCAGCCACTCCGCGACGGTCGGACAGGTCGACGAGGAGGACCTGTTCTACATGGGATCGCGCGGCGTGCCGGACGAACTGGCCAAGAACATGCTCGTGGAAGGGTTCTTCGTCCCCGTTCTCGACGAAGTCGAAGTCGAGGAACTCCGCGAGGACCTCGACGCGAAGATCGTCGAACGACTCGACTACTGA
- a CDS encoding Glu/Leu/Phe/Val dehydrogenase, with protein sequence MSEQANPFESLQEQIDDASEYLDASPDVFERLKHPQRILETNLSVEMDDGSIEVFKAFRSQFNGDRGPYKGGIRYHPNVSRDEVKALSGWMVYKTAVVDIPYGGGKGGIVIDPDEYSEAELERITRSFAKELRPFIGVDQDIPAPDVNTGQREMNWIKDTYEKLENTTEPGVITGKALESGGSEGRVEATGRSTMLTAREAFDYLGKEMDGATVAVQGYGNAGWIAAKLIENLGAKIVAVSDSSGGIYNPDGLHARDVKDHKNETGSVVEYAGAEEEISNEELLTLDVDLLVPAALENAIDGDLAKDVQADVIVEAANGPLTPDADDVLTERDVHVFPDILANAGGVTVSYFEWVQNRQRFYWSEERVNEELEDVIVSAFGDLTDAYEANDLPNFRTAAYVVALQRVIDSYTESGNWP encoded by the coding sequence ATGTCCGAACAAGCTAATCCGTTCGAGAGCTTGCAGGAACAGATAGACGACGCGTCCGAATATCTCGACGCGTCCCCTGACGTTTTCGAGCGGCTCAAGCACCCCCAGCGGATTCTCGAGACGAATCTCTCTGTCGAGATGGACGACGGGTCCATCGAAGTGTTCAAAGCCTTCCGTTCGCAGTTCAACGGCGACCGCGGCCCGTACAAAGGTGGCATCCGCTACCACCCCAACGTCTCCCGCGACGAAGTGAAAGCCCTCTCCGGGTGGATGGTCTACAAGACCGCCGTGGTTGATATCCCCTACGGCGGCGGGAAAGGCGGTATCGTCATCGACCCCGACGAGTACAGCGAGGCCGAACTGGAGCGTATCACGCGTTCGTTCGCCAAGGAACTCCGCCCGTTCATCGGCGTCGACCAGGACATTCCCGCGCCGGACGTGAACACCGGCCAGCGCGAGATGAACTGGATCAAGGACACCTACGAGAAACTCGAAAACACGACCGAACCGGGCGTCATCACGGGTAAAGCGCTCGAAAGCGGCGGCAGCGAAGGCCGCGTCGAGGCGACGGGTCGCTCGACCATGCTCACCGCTCGTGAGGCGTTCGACTACCTCGGCAAGGAGATGGACGGCGCAACCGTCGCCGTGCAGGGCTACGGGAACGCCGGATGGATTGCCGCGAAACTCATCGAAAACCTCGGCGCGAAGATAGTCGCCGTCTCGGACTCCAGCGGCGGTATCTACAACCCCGACGGACTCCACGCCCGCGACGTCAAGGACCACAAGAACGAGACCGGTAGCGTCGTCGAGTACGCCGGTGCCGAAGAGGAAATCAGCAACGAGGAACTCCTCACGCTCGACGTGGACCTGCTCGTTCCCGCGGCGCTCGAAAACGCCATCGACGGTGACCTCGCGAAGGACGTTCAGGCGGACGTCATCGTGGAAGCCGCGAACGGCCCGCTCACGCCGGACGCCGACGACGTGCTCACGGAGCGCGACGTCCACGTCTTCCCCGACATCCTCGCCAACGCGGGCGGGGTGACGGTCTCGTACTTCGAATGGGTCCAGAACCGCCAGCGCTTCTACTGGTCGGAAGAGCGCGTCAACGAGGAACTCGAAGACGTCATCGTCTCCGCGTTCGGCGACCTGACGGACGCCTACGAGGCGAACGACCTGCCGAACTTCCGGACCGCGGCCTACGTCGTCGCCCTCCAGCGCGTCATCGACTCCTACACCGAGAGCGGCAACTGGCCATAA